The following proteins are co-located in the Moraxella nasovis genome:
- a CDS encoding formate--tetrahydrofolate ligase, with protein MTHLTDAQIAKNAMADILPIGKIAQKLGLSADDIEQYGKYKAKIDPKSTFTKSNKNGKLILVTAINPTPAGEGKTTLSIGLADALAHIGENVALALREPSLGPVFGIKGGAAGGGLSQVLPMEDINLHFTGDFHAITSSVNLLAALIDNHIYQGNELDINPKKVVWRRALDMNDRQLRNIIGGMGKPTDGVIRPDGFDITVASEVMAVFCLAKDLDDLKHRLGEMIVAYRFDNTPVFAKDLHAHGAMAALLKEAIKPNLVQTIEGTPTLIHGGPFANIAHGCNSVIATRTALNLADFVVTEAGFGADLGAEKFCDIKCRLANLRPDAVVIVTTVRALKYNGGVAKDELKSENLDALQKGLPNLLKHIDNIQTVFGLPCVVAINAFVSDTTDEIELIKKACQDKGVDVSVAKVWEQGGTGGIDLAKKVVALTQSENKFRFAYDTDQSIEDKITAIAQKIYGADGVKFSNDAKADMRKIQKLGLDKLPICMAKTQYSLSDNPKLLGRPSGFDIHIKNITISNGAGFLVALCGEMMKMPGLPKVPSANHIDVVDGDIIGLF; from the coding sequence ATGACTCACCTAACCGACGCACAAATCGCCAAAAACGCCATGGCAGACATTCTTCCCATCGGCAAGATTGCCCAAAAACTTGGTCTATCTGCTGATGACATTGAACAATACGGCAAATACAAAGCCAAAATTGATCCCAAATCTACATTTACCAAATCCAATAAAAACGGTAAATTAATACTTGTTACTGCCATTAATCCAACACCTGCAGGCGAAGGTAAAACCACCCTATCCATCGGTCTGGCAGATGCTTTAGCCCACATCGGCGAAAATGTCGCCCTTGCACTGCGTGAACCATCGCTTGGACCTGTCTTTGGCATCAAAGGTGGTGCAGCAGGTGGTGGTCTATCTCAAGTACTGCCAATGGAAGATATCAATTTACATTTTACAGGTGATTTTCATGCCATCACAAGCAGTGTCAATCTGCTTGCTGCATTAATTGACAACCACATTTATCAAGGCAATGAGCTTGATATCAATCCCAAAAAAGTTGTCTGGCGACGTGCCTTAGATATGAACGACCGCCAACTGCGAAATATAATAGGCGGCATGGGTAAGCCTACCGATGGCGTGATACGCCCTGATGGCTTTGACATCACAGTGGCAAGTGAAGTCATGGCGGTGTTTTGTCTTGCCAAAGACTTAGACGATTTAAAGCACCGTTTAGGTGAGATGATTGTTGCTTATCGCTTTGATAATACTCCTGTTTTTGCCAAAGACCTGCACGCCCATGGAGCGATGGCTGCTCTGTTAAAAGAAGCCATCAAGCCTAATTTAGTACAAACCATTGAAGGCACGCCTACTCTTATTCATGGTGGTCCTTTTGCCAATATTGCTCACGGCTGTAATTCAGTCATAGCGACACGCACTGCCCTAAATTTAGCAGATTTTGTGGTTACTGAAGCTGGGTTTGGAGCAGATTTGGGAGCGGAGAAATTTTGCGACATCAAATGCCGTTTGGCAAACTTACGCCCTGATGCGGTGGTCATTGTCACAACGGTGCGAGCTTTAAAATACAATGGCGGTGTCGCCAAAGACGAATTAAAAAGTGAAAATTTAGACGCTCTACAAAAAGGCTTACCAAATTTATTAAAACATATTGATAATATTCAAACTGTCTTTGGCTTGCCGTGCGTGGTAGCGATTAACGCTTTCGTGTCAGATACTACTGATGAAATTGAGCTGATTAAAAAAGCGTGCCAAGATAAAGGGGTAGATGTCTCAGTTGCCAAAGTGTGGGAGCAAGGCGGCACAGGTGGCATAGACTTAGCCAAAAAAGTAGTGGCATTAACCCAAAGCGAGAATAAATTTCGTTTTGCCTATGACACTGACCAAAGCATTGAAGATAAAATCACAGCCATCGCCCAAAAAATTTATGGAGCGGACGGTGTGAAATTTAGTAATGATGCCAAGGCTGATATGCGTAAAATACAAAAATTAGGGCTTGATAAGCTGCCTATTTGCATGGCAAAAACGCAATATTCACTCTCAGATAACCCCAAGCTTTTAGGGCGACCGTCAGGCTTTGATATTCACATCAAAAACATCACCATCTCAAACGGAGCAGGTTTTTTGGTAGCGTTGTGTGGTGAGATGATGAAAATGCCGGGTCTGCCAAAAGTGCCGTCCGCCAATCATATTGATGTGGTAGATGGGGATATTATTGGGCTGTTTTGA
- a CDS encoding glutathione peroxidase: MSFKDMTGQKVPSVTFHTRQGDAWVDVTTDDLFKGKKVVLFSLPGAFTPTCSSTHLPRYNELCNEFKKCGVDDIICVSVNDTFVMNAWKADQECQNITVIPDGNGEFTEGMGRLVGKENLGFGKRSWRYSMLVEDGIITKIFDEPQKDGDPFEVSDAETMLKHLDPSWEVKPSVTLFTKPGCVHCAKAKQTLDERGLAYEEIVLGRDASMTSVRAITGLETTPQIFIGGKHIGGNDEFQEYLKSNDCTI; the protein is encoded by the coding sequence ATGAGCTTTAAGGACATGACAGGACAAAAGGTCCCTAGCGTTACTTTTCACACTCGCCAAGGCGATGCTTGGGTAGATGTGACTACCGACGATCTATTTAAAGGCAAAAAAGTCGTTCTATTCTCACTGCCTGGTGCGTTTACTCCTACCTGCTCATCCACACATTTACCACGTTATAACGAGCTTTGTAACGAATTTAAGAAATGTGGTGTTGATGACATCATTTGCGTATCTGTTAATGATACCTTTGTAATGAACGCATGGAAAGCTGACCAAGAATGCCAAAACATTACTGTTATCCCTGATGGTAATGGTGAATTTACAGAAGGTATGGGTCGCTTAGTTGGTAAAGAAAACCTAGGCTTTGGCAAGCGTTCATGGCGTTATTCCATGCTGGTTGAAGACGGTATTATTACAAAAATCTTCGATGAACCACAAAAAGACGGTGACCCCTTTGAAGTATCTGATGCTGAGACCATGCTAAAGCACCTAGACCCAAGCTGGGAAGTCAAACCATCTGTAACTCTTTTCACTAAGCCTGGCTGCGTGCACTGTGCCAAAGCCAAGCAAACGCTTGATGAGCGTGGCTTAGCTTATGAAGAAATCGTATTAGGTCGCGATGCGTCTATGACATCAGTGCGTGCCATTACTGGACTTGAAACTACACCGCAGATTTTCATCGGTGGCAAACACATCGGTGGCAATGATGAGTTTCAAGAATACCTAAAAAGCAATGATTGCACAATCTAA
- the tgt gene encoding tRNA guanosine(34) transglycosylase Tgt codes for MKFTLHNTDNGNNHARRGTVHLAHGDVQTPAFMPVGTYGTVKGMLPRDIHGIGADIILGNTFHLWLRPKMDVIREFGGLHHFIGWDKPILTDSGGFQVFSLGAMRKISEEGVAFRSPVDGAKVFLSPEVSMQIQNDLNSDIVMQFDECTPYPATLEQAQKSLELSLRWGERCINEHHKLGNKNALFGIIQGSMYEDLRMQSLEGLLTMPFDGYAIGGLSVGEPKDEMIKVLNYLPHRMPSDKPRYLMGVGKPADIVEAVRRGVDMFDCVMPTRNARNGHYFVTGNAENKGVIRIKNSQYRTDKRPLDEHCDCYTCQNFSLAYLHHLHRCGEMLSAQLATIHNLRYYQRLMADIRTAIEADKFDEFVAEFYARWSMEVPEFNKNNN; via the coding sequence ATGAAATTTACCTTACACAATACCGATAACGGTAATAACCACGCACGCCGTGGTACGGTTCATCTGGCTCATGGTGACGTACAGACCCCTGCATTTATGCCTGTTGGGACTTATGGCACAGTCAAGGGCATGCTCCCTCGTGACATTCATGGCATTGGTGCTGATATTATACTTGGCAACACTTTTCATCTGTGGTTACGCCCGAAAATGGATGTCATTCGTGAGTTTGGTGGATTACATCACTTTATCGGATGGGATAAGCCCATTTTAACTGACTCTGGCGGATTTCAAGTGTTTAGCCTTGGAGCTATGCGTAAAATCAGCGAAGAAGGCGTGGCATTTCGCTCGCCTGTTGATGGAGCAAAAGTATTCTTATCGCCTGAAGTATCCATGCAAATCCAAAACGACCTTAACTCGGATATTGTCATGCAGTTTGACGAATGCACGCCCTATCCTGCTACACTTGAGCAAGCTCAAAAGTCTCTTGAGCTTTCACTTCGCTGGGGTGAACGCTGTATTAATGAACATCATAAACTTGGTAACAAAAACGCTCTTTTTGGTATTATCCAAGGCAGCATGTACGAAGATTTGCGTATGCAATCGCTTGAAGGTCTGCTTACCATGCCATTTGATGGCTATGCGATAGGTGGGCTGTCAGTGGGAGAGCCTAAAGATGAGATGATTAAGGTGCTAAACTACCTGCCACATCGTATGCCGTCTGATAAGCCACGTTATTTAATGGGCGTGGGTAAGCCTGCTGATATCGTTGAAGCGGTACGCCGTGGGGTGGATATGTTTGATTGCGTCATGCCAACTCGTAATGCACGTAATGGGCATTATTTTGTTACAGGCAATGCCGAAAATAAAGGCGTCATTCGTATTAAAAATAGCCAATATCGCACCGATAAGCGTCCGCTTGATGAGCATTGTGATTGCTACACTTGCCAAAATTTCAGTTTAGCCTATCTCCACCACCTGCATCGCTGTGGCGAGATGCTATCAGCTCAGCTTGCCACTATTCATAACTTACGTTACTATCAGCGTCTGATGGCAGACATCCGCACAGCAATCGAAGCTGATAAATTTGATGAATTTGTCGCAGAATTTTACGCTAGATGGAGTATGGAAGTACCAGAGTTTAATAAGAATAACAACTAA
- a CDS encoding HopJ type III effector protein, protein MNHTDISRLLHGIRSNALNFADVLAYIDANYHYTPVAFHNGEVVNAPGVNEGSAKVFGLAKLHGLNQLDTLSLFAEHYQAVQATPDGIDHANIRNFMHYGWRGFAMPKNALSIK, encoded by the coding sequence ATGAATCATACTGATATTTCACGTTTACTGCATGGCATTCGGTCAAATGCATTAAATTTTGCTGATGTACTTGCGTATATTGATGCCAATTATCACTATACACCAGTGGCTTTTCATAATGGTGAGGTGGTGAATGCCCCAGGCGTAAACGAGGGTAGTGCTAAAGTATTTGGCTTAGCAAAGCTACATGGTCTAAACCAGCTAGATACGCTTAGTTTGTTTGCTGAGCATTATCAGGCTGTACAAGCTACGCCAGATGGCATAGATCATGCCAACATTCGTAATTTTATGCATTACGGTTGGCGTGGCTTTGCAATGCCTAAGAATGCTTTGAGTATCAAATAG
- the alaS gene encoding alanine--tRNA ligase, with product MSQLKKNLQLHEVRQAFIDFFVSKNHTHVASSSLIPHNDPTLLFTNAGMNQFKDTFLGLEKRNYNRAVTSQKCVRAGGKHNDLDNVGYTARHHTFFEMLGNFSFGDYFKENAIKFAWEFLTADDWLALPKDRLYVTVYHTDDEAYDIWHNTIGLTPDRIIRIGDNKGGLYQSDNFWAMGDTGPCGPCSEIFYDYGDSMEGGLPGTPEEDGDRYVEVWNCVFMQFNRQKDGTLEPLPKPSVDTGMGLERISSIMQGKFGNYEVDLFVKLMDFTAQVIGVDSTYEPSFKVVADHIRAVSFLIADGVRPSNEGRGYVLRRIIRRAVRHGNKLGATENFFYKIVPALVREMGEAYPELVTKQDEIAAVILKEEEQFAKTLAQGLRLLSSELEVLNDGDILSGETVFKLYDTYGFPVDLTSDIARERGISIDDTGFDACMQEQRQRARDAGKFDLDYTAAIKVNTPTEFTGYSLYHQQSSIVGLYQDGKQTDCLKEGEEGVIVLSTTPFYAESGGQVGETGEISTQSGVFAVEDTKKSGQAIIHYGTVKMGQITPNQKANALVSSDVRHASAKNHSATHLLHAALRTLLGNGVTQKGSLVSSDVLRFDFSHDSAVSDEELVQIERMVNEQIQKNTPVQTELLDIDTAMKKGAMALFGEKYGDIVRVLTMGEKENKEAFSIELCGGIHVHHTGEIGLFKIVSEQGISAGVRRIEALTGMGALRYIQQGNQQLNILADQFKAKRHEIVDRVSQLADKSRSLEKQLERLNQKMASLQAQSLTENTKQINGQKVLIATINGLDGKALRTLSDDMKSKLHDGIVVLSSVHDDKIAITASVGKNLTGKVKAGDIIKHTTSQLGGKGGGKPDFAQGGATDVEKLPQAMNALSDWLAEQLV from the coding sequence ATGAGTCAGCTTAAAAAAAACCTACAATTACATGAAGTGCGTCAAGCCTTTATCGACTTTTTTGTAAGCAAAAACCACACCCATGTCGCATCATCTAGCCTTATTCCACATAATGACCCTACGCTGCTTTTTACTAATGCGGGAATGAACCAGTTTAAAGACACATTTTTAGGACTAGAAAAACGCAATTACAACCGTGCCGTCACTTCCCAAAAATGCGTGCGTGCAGGCGGAAAACACAACGATTTAGACAATGTCGGCTATACCGCTCGCCACCATACTTTTTTTGAAATGCTTGGCAACTTTAGTTTTGGCGATTATTTTAAAGAAAACGCCATTAAATTTGCGTGGGAGTTTCTAACCGCTGATGACTGGCTTGCCCTGCCTAAAGACCGACTTTATGTTACTGTATATCATACAGATGATGAGGCGTATGACATCTGGCATAACACCATCGGATTAACACCCGACCGCATTATCCGTATTGGTGATAATAAAGGCGGACTGTACCAATCAGACAACTTTTGGGCGATGGGCGACACAGGCCCTTGTGGTCCGTGTAGTGAAATCTTTTATGACTACGGTGACAGCATGGAAGGTGGCTTGCCAGGAACACCAGAAGAAGACGGCGATCGCTATGTAGAAGTATGGAACTGTGTATTTATGCAATTTAACCGTCAAAAAGACGGAACACTAGAGCCACTGCCAAAACCATCTGTGGATACAGGCATGGGGCTTGAGCGTATCAGCTCTATCATGCAAGGTAAATTTGGCAACTACGAAGTGGATCTTTTTGTAAAACTCATGGATTTTACCGCCCAAGTGATTGGCGTTGATAGCACATACGAGCCGTCATTTAAAGTAGTTGCTGACCATATCCGAGCTGTCTCATTTCTTATTGCTGATGGTGTTCGCCCAAGCAATGAAGGTCGTGGCTATGTACTTCGCCGCATCATTCGCCGAGCTGTTCGTCATGGTAATAAGCTTGGTGCAACAGAAAACTTCTTTTATAAAATCGTACCAGCCTTGGTGCGTGAAATGGGCGAAGCCTACCCTGAGCTTGTCACAAAGCAAGATGAAATTGCAGCCGTCATTTTAAAAGAAGAAGAGCAATTTGCCAAAACTCTTGCCCAAGGCTTAAGATTGTTATCAAGCGAGCTTGAAGTGCTAAATGATGGAGATATCTTATCTGGCGAAACCGTCTTTAAGCTGTACGACACTTACGGTTTCCCTGTGGATTTAACATCAGACATTGCCCGTGAGCGTGGTATCAGTATTGACGACACAGGCTTTGATGCTTGTATGCAAGAGCAACGTCAAAGAGCCAGAGATGCTGGCAAGTTTGATTTAGACTACACCGCCGCCATTAAGGTTAATACACCAACTGAATTTACTGGGTACAGCCTTTATCATCAACAAAGCAGTATCGTTGGGCTGTACCAAGATGGTAAACAGACAGACTGCCTAAAAGAAGGTGAAGAAGGTGTTATTGTATTATCCACCACACCATTTTATGCCGAAAGTGGCGGTCAAGTAGGCGAGACAGGTGAAATTAGCACGCAATCAGGTGTGTTTGCCGTCGAAGATACCAAAAAATCTGGACAAGCTATCATTCATTATGGCACAGTTAAAATGGGTCAAATCACCCCAAACCAAAAAGCCAACGCCTTAGTATCATCAGACGTTCGCCATGCATCTGCCAAAAACCACTCTGCCACGCACTTACTGCATGCTGCCTTGCGTACTTTGCTTGGCAATGGTGTTACCCAAAAAGGCTCTTTGGTATCAAGCGATGTTCTACGTTTTGACTTCTCCCACGATTCTGCCGTCAGCGATGAAGAGTTGGTACAAATTGAACGCATGGTTAACGAACAGATTCAAAAAAACACCCCCGTTCAAACCGAACTTTTAGACATTGACACCGCCATGAAAAAAGGAGCGATGGCACTGTTTGGTGAAAAATACGGCGATATAGTGCGTGTACTAACGATGGGCGAGAAAGAAAATAAAGAAGCTTTCTCTATTGAGCTTTGTGGTGGTATTCATGTACATCATACTGGTGAAATCGGTCTATTTAAGATTGTCAGCGAACAAGGTATTTCAGCAGGCGTCCGTCGCATTGAAGCCTTGACAGGCATGGGAGCGTTACGCTATATTCAGCAAGGCAATCAACAGCTAAATATTTTAGCTGATCAATTTAAGGCGAAACGCCATGAGATTGTCGATCGAGTCTCACAGCTTGCAGATAAGAGCCGCTCATTAGAAAAACAGCTTGAGCGTCTAAACCAGAAAATGGCAAGTCTACAAGCCCAATCATTAACTGAAAACACTAAGCAAATCAATGGTCAAAAGGTACTTATCGCTACGATAAACGGCTTAGATGGCAAAGCACTGCGCACGCTATCAGATGACATGAAATCAAAACTTCATGATGGCATTGTGGTACTGTCAAGCGTGCATGATGATAAAATCGCCATCACTGCAAGCGTCGGTAAAAACCTAACGGGCAAAGTAAAAGCAGGCGACATTATCAAGCACACCACTTCACAGCTTGGTGGTAAAGGTGGTGGTAAGCCTGATTTTGCTCAAGGTGGAGCAACTGACGTTGAGAAGTTGCCACAAGCCATGAATGCACTTAGTGACTGGCTTGCCGAACAACTGGTCTAA
- the rpmB gene encoding 50S ribosomal protein L28, giving the protein MSRVCQVTGKRPLVGNNVSHANNKTRRRFLPNLHNHRFWVESENRFVRLRVSSKGMRIIDKHGIDKVLADLRAQGQNI; this is encoded by the coding sequence ATGTCTCGAGTATGTCAAGTGACTGGAAAACGCCCACTAGTGGGTAACAATGTATCACATGCTAACAACAAAACACGTCGCCGTTTTCTTCCAAACCTACACAACCACCGCTTTTGGGTAGAGTCTGAGAACCGTTTCGTTCGCCTTCGTGTATCATCTAAGGGTATGCGTATCATTGATAAGCACGGTATCGACAAAGTACTTGCTGATCTACGTGCACAAGGTCAAAACATCTAA
- a CDS encoding aspartate kinase has product MALIVQKYGGTSMGNTSRIKNVAKRVKRWHDHGHQVVVVVSAMSGETNRLIGLAREISNDPDPREYDQMVATGEQVSIALLAMALKDLGVEAKSMTGRQVTIKTDTTHAKARIEHIDADNLKRELADGKVLIIAGFQGVNEHNDLTTLGRGGSDTTGVAIAAAIGADECQIYTDVDGVYTTDPRVTSKAKKLSKITFEEMLEMASLGSKVLQIRSVEFAGKYRVPLRVLSSFDEGTDGAFDEEFKQNVGTLITIDEGNDMERAVISGIAFNRDEAKIVLLGVPDRPGIASAILSPISVANIEVDMIVQNIAENGVTDFSFTVQRSDYDRALKILNEKVKDDIGAAEIVGDNTVVKVSIVGVGMRSHAGVASKMFDTLASNHINLQMISTSEIKVSVLIQEQHLDKAVKALHTAFGLDREDGESIVAGL; this is encoded by the coding sequence ATGGCGTTAATCGTCCAAAAATACGGCGGTACTTCTATGGGGAATACCAGCCGTATCAAAAATGTCGCCAAGCGTGTTAAGCGTTGGCATGATCATGGTCATCAAGTCGTGGTGGTGGTTTCTGCCATGAGTGGTGAAACCAACCGTTTGATTGGTCTGGCGCGAGAAATCAGTAATGATCCAGATCCACGAGAATATGATCAAATGGTCGCCACTGGTGAGCAGGTCTCGATTGCTTTACTCGCTATGGCGTTGAAGGATTTGGGTGTAGAAGCTAAGTCTATGACAGGGCGTCAGGTTACCATTAAGACTGACACGACGCATGCTAAAGCCCGTATTGAACACATCGATGCTGATAATCTAAAGCGTGAGCTTGCTGATGGCAAGGTTTTGATTATTGCAGGATTTCAAGGGGTGAATGAGCATAACGACCTAACTACCCTTGGTCGCGGTGGCTCAGACACCACAGGCGTGGCAATCGCAGCTGCTATTGGTGCAGACGAATGCCAAATCTACACCGATGTGGATGGTGTATATACCACTGACCCTCGTGTAACCTCAAAAGCAAAAAAACTATCAAAAATCACATTTGAAGAAATGCTTGAAATGGCAAGCTTAGGATCAAAAGTGTTGCAAATTCGTTCAGTAGAGTTTGCTGGTAAATACCGTGTACCACTGCGTGTGCTTTCTAGCTTTGATGAAGGTACAGATGGGGCGTTTGACGAGGAATTTAAACAAAACGTAGGTACGTTAATCACAATTGACGAAGGAAATGATATGGAACGTGCAGTTATCTCAGGTATTGCTTTTAATCGTGATGAAGCCAAAATCGTACTATTGGGCGTGCCTGACCGTCCTGGTATCGCATCAGCAATTTTAAGCCCGATTAGTGTTGCTAATATTGAAGTGGATATGATTGTCCAAAATATCGCAGAAAATGGCGTAACAGATTTTAGTTTCACAGTTCAGCGTAGTGATTATGATAGAGCCTTAAAAATCCTAAACGAGAAAGTAAAGGACGATATCGGTGCTGCTGAGATTGTCGGTGATAATACTGTGGTCAAAGTATCTATTGTTGGCGTGGGTATGCGTTCACATGCAGGTGTGGCAAGTAAAATGTTTGATACTTTAGCCAGTAATCATATTAACCTACAGATGATCTCCACTTCTGAGATTAAAGTATCGGTGTTAATTCAAGAACAGCATTTAGATAAAGCAGTAAAAGCACTACATACCGCTTTTGGGCTTGACCGTGAAGACGGCGAAAGTATAGTTGCAGGACTTTAA
- the rpmG gene encoding 50S ribosomal protein L33, whose translation MRDKIKLVSTAGTGYFYTTTKNKRTMPGKMEIKKFDPKVRQHVLFKEAKIK comes from the coding sequence ATGAGAGATAAAATTAAACTCGTTTCTACCGCTGGTACTGGTTATTTCTACACCACAACTAAAAATAAGCGTACCATGCCTGGCAAAATGGAAATCAAAAAGTTTGACCCAAAAGTACGCCAACACGTATTGTTTAAAGAAGCAAAAATTAAGTAA
- a CDS encoding PhoH family protein codes for MATTHNLTLDLNTDQLKNVLGEYNKHLKYLQERLDIDIMQRQNQFIITGDEVACERAKVILTKLAELSYDDIEGETLHLIIQAALSERSEGEQVAGVQKRSDRHDTHTHVSLKTRKGKITPRGQNQQRYVQKILASDVSFGVGPAGTGKTYLAVACAVDMLERGEIERILLVRPAVEAGEKLGFLPGDLTQKIDPYLRPLYDALYEMLGFEKVGKLLERQVIEVAPLAYMRGRTLNNSFVILDEAQNTTPEQMKMFLTRLGFGSRAVITGDMTQVDLPRGHKSGLSQAIQILSKIDEIHITRFDSKDVVRHHLVQKIVQAYDAFDDEQEQKAWQRKQERLAAQAQINQGEV; via the coding sequence TTGGCTACAACACATAATTTAACTCTAGATCTTAATACTGACCAGCTTAAAAATGTACTAGGTGAATATAATAAGCATCTAAAGTATCTCCAAGAGCGTCTTGATATCGACATCATGCAACGTCAAAACCAATTTATAATCACAGGCGATGAAGTGGCTTGCGAGCGTGCGAAAGTAATTTTAACTAAGCTTGCAGAGCTTTCTTATGATGATATCGAGGGTGAGACATTGCACCTAATTATTCAAGCAGCACTTTCTGAGCGTTCAGAGGGTGAGCAAGTGGCAGGCGTCCAAAAGCGTAGCGATAGGCACGATACGCATACTCATGTCAGCCTAAAGACACGCAAGGGTAAAATCACACCCCGTGGACAAAATCAGCAGCGTTATGTCCAAAAAATCCTAGCGTCTGATGTGTCATTTGGTGTTGGTCCTGCTGGTACTGGTAAGACTTATCTGGCAGTAGCTTGTGCGGTTGATATGTTGGAGCGAGGTGAGATTGAGCGAATCTTATTGGTGCGACCTGCCGTGGAAGCTGGCGAGAAGCTTGGCTTTTTGCCGGGCGACTTAACTCAAAAGATTGACCCTTATTTACGCCCACTGTATGATGCGTTATATGAAATGCTTGGGTTTGAGAAAGTGGGTAAGCTCTTAGAACGCCAAGTGATTGAGGTAGCTCCATTGGCCTATATGCGTGGGCGAACGTTAAATAATTCATTTGTCATTTTAGATGAAGCTCAAAACACCACGCCAGAACAGATGAAAATGTTCTTAACACGACTTGGTTTTGGTTCTCGTGCGGTGATTACTGGCGATATGACGCAGGTGGATTTGCCACGAGGACATAAGTCGGGTCTATCGCAGGCGATTCAGATTCTTTCTAAAATTGATGAGATTCATATTACTCGTTTTGATAGTAAAGACGTAGTGCGTCACCATCTGGTACAAAAAATCGTCCAAGCCTATGATGCGTTTGATGATGAGCAAGAGCAAAAAGCTTGGCAACGTAAACAAGAAAGACTTGCTGCACAAGCTCAGATTAATCAAGGTGAAGTATGA
- the csrA gene encoding carbon storage regulator CsrA — MLILTRRVGETLMIGDEVSVTVLGVKGNQVRLGVNAPKDIAVHREEIYQRIQHERSMQMHMSHLEQDGFAPPSFDDDDYFNR, encoded by the coding sequence ATGCTTATTTTAACTCGTCGTGTAGGCGAAACATTAATGATTGGCGATGAGGTCAGTGTGACTGTGCTTGGTGTTAAGGGTAACCAAGTGCGTTTGGGGGTGAATGCTCCAAAAGACATCGCAGTACACCGTGAAGAGATTTACCAACGTATTCAGCACGAACGTTCCATGCAGATGCATATGAGCCATCTTGAGCAGGATGGTTTTGCACCGCCATCATTTGACGATGATGATTATTTCAACCGCTAG
- a CDS encoding methionine/alanine import family NSS transporter small subunit, whose product MTMSAITIMLIAMLLIWGGLLLSSIHLVKNPDIPLESVPDDL is encoded by the coding sequence ATGACTATGTCAGCTATAACTATTATGCTTATTGCTATGCTATTAATCTGGGGTGGATTGTTATTATCATCGATTCATTTGGTCAAAAATCCAGATATTCCACTAGAAAGCGTGCCTGATGATTTGTAA
- the ybeY gene encoding rRNA maturation RNase YbeY: MEQYTQAKLDKVLECVLDVMEYKRQNGLKFAYFEGIDDDIWCKPKQLSVYIADAIEAQELNREYRQKDYATNVLSYPSQMSSEILAVLPQLPLGELVLCHEVVAKQASEQGKAFYDHLVHLLVHGILHLLGFDHELGDLQADEMEGFEIEILAKLGINNPYS; the protein is encoded by the coding sequence ATGGAACAATACACTCAAGCGAAGCTTGATAAGGTGCTTGAGTGTGTGCTAGACGTTATGGAGTACAAACGCCAAAATGGGCTTAAGTTTGCTTATTTTGAGGGTATTGATGATGATATCTGGTGTAAGCCAAAACAGCTGAGTGTATACATTGCCGATGCCATCGAAGCACAAGAGCTTAATCGCGAGTATCGTCAAAAAGACTATGCAACGAACGTTTTGTCTTATCCAAGCCAAATGTCAAGTGAGATTTTAGCTGTATTGCCACAATTGCCATTAGGTGAGCTTGTCTTATGCCATGAAGTGGTGGCAAAACAAGCAAGCGAACAGGGCAAGGCATTTTATGATCACTTGGTACATTTATTGGTGCATGGTATTTTGCATTTGCTTGGTTTTGATCATGAGCTTGGAGATTTACAGGCGGATGAAATGGAAGGCTTTGAGATAGAAATTTTGGCAAAATTAGGCATTAATAATCCTTATTCTTGA